A window from Citrus sinensis cultivar Valencia sweet orange chromosome 3, DVS_A1.0, whole genome shotgun sequence encodes these proteins:
- the LOC102618044 gene encoding flocculation protein FLO11-like isoform X1, which yields MAVEVDHQAFFESSARSSPELSFDSQQHLEFESVSLSSILDQGSVSFGKYATEALAWEKRSVFPHDRFQEELDKFKNPGLVAQKKAYFEEYYKKLRAIKGLQAQQQEFTQRDACQVTQSSTTDVNSTVSKDENNVSQIPISDNSTITSLNSSPGGTVCDSGQDTEAQWCKNSLSTVKDGMKNITSLFSSTIKAKHSTKRTSSSQNSPSGSMKTASKKSLVSSSVSHKTNQPKKQVPGLQAKGIVASLRNKTDLESSGTAKNAIKESEKPKPTHRKITQKTDNSLLPIKKSGPKAASKTKRQTTKVCPTATVPDSLSAKGNQVSSFSSVRAHLMKQSKISPGLAGKLPPRLPVPAQSAKIVSSSSSIRDHLMKPSTTSVGLAGKLLTRSSVPVQCAKPVSSTSSTRSPVKPSTTSEGLAGKLPTRLPVPTQSAKQVSSSSSIRTPPAKPSKNSQGLAGKLLTRSSVPVQCAKPVSSTSSRRSPAKPSTTSEGSAGKLPTRLPVPTQSVMQVSSSSSLRTPPAKPSKNSQGLAGKLSKRSSIHVPCGMPVSSSSSLTRPVNPNTPPQGMDEKLPKSIPVSSLSSKGISKDKASTGGSRNLGNRSANLSSPSKSSQIVGAQLGHRSLVQGGKQKEGKEKEILELGRDPKALSSTGPRRDPKPPSSMVSNNFKTLHEKRVPKIAPRQSGDEKRGRISIATKSARRQMRPSRQ from the exons atggcaGTTGAGGTTGATCATCAAGCCTTCTTCGAGAGTAGCGCCAGGTCTTCACCTGAATTGTCATTTGACAGCCAGCAGCACCTTGagtttgag TCTGTATCCCTCTCCAGTATTCTTGATCAAGGTTCAGTTTCTTTTGGAAAATATGCTACCGAGGCACTTGCATGGGAAAAACGGTCTGTTTTCCCTCATGACAGATTTCAGGAAGAGTTggataaattcaaaaatcccGGATTAGTTGCTCAGAAAAAGGCTTACTTTGAAGAATACTACAAAAAGCTTAGAGCTATTAAGGGATTACAAGCACAGCAGCAAGAATTCACCCAGCGTGATGCTTGCCAAGTTACACAGAGTAGTACCACAGATGTCAATTCAACAGTGTCAAAAGACGAAAACAATGTTAGCCAAATTCCTATTTCAGACAACAGCACAATTACTAGCCTCAACTCATCACCAGGAGGCACTGTGTGTGACTCAGGGCAAGATACTGAAGCACAATGGTGTAAAAATAGCTTGTCTACTGTTAAAGATGGCATGAAGAATATAACGAGTTTATTCTCATCTACTATCAAAGCAAAACATTCTACTAAAAGGACTTCTTCATCTCAAAATTCTCCAAGTGGTAGCATGAAAACTGCCTCTAAGAAAAGTCTGGTCTCCAGTTCAGTCAGCCATAAAACTAACCAGCCAAAGAAACAAGTACCTGGTTTACAGGCGAAG GGAATTGTTGCCTCTCTCAGAAATAAGACAGATCTGGAAAGCAGCGGAACTGCAAAAAATGCTATTAAGGAATCCGAGAAGCCAAAACCAACCCATAGAAAAATCACTCAGAAGACTGATAACAGTCTTCTTCCGATTAAGAAAAGTGGTCCTAAAGCTGCAAGCAAAACTAAAAGACAAACTACAAAAGTTTGCCCCACTGCAACTGTTCCAGACTCTTTGTCAGCAAAGGGTAATCAGGTGTCATCATTTTCAAGTGTAAGAGCTCATCTGATGAAGCAAAGCAAAATTTCCCCAGGTTTGGCTGGAAAGTTACCACCAAGGTTGCCAGTTCCTGCTCAATCTGCTAAGATAGTGTCATCTTCTTCAAGTATAAGAGATCATCTGATGAAGCCTAGCACAACCTCCGTAGGTTTGGCTGGGAAGTTACTGACAAGGTCATCAGTTCCTGTTCAATGTGCTAAGCCAGTGTCATCTACATCAAGTACAAGAAGTCCAGTGAAGCCAAGCACCACCTCTGAAGGCTTGGCTGGGAAGTTACCAACAAGGTTGCCAGTTCCTACTCAATCTGCTAAGCAAGTGTCATCTTCTTCAAGTATAAGAACTCCTCCGGCAAAGCCAAGCAAAAACTCTCAAGGCTTGGCTGGGAAGTTACTGACAAGGTCATCAGTTCCTGTTCAATGTGCTAAGCCAGTGTCATCTACATCAAGTAGAAGAAGTCCAGCGAAGCCAAGCACCACCTCTGAAGGCTCAGCTGGGAAGTTGCCAACAAGGTTGCCAGTTCCTACTCAATCTGTTATGCAAGTGTCATCTTCTTCAAGTTTAAGAACTCCTCCGGCAAAGCCAAGCAAAAACTCTCAAGGCTTGGCTGGGAAGTTATCAAAAAGGTCATCGATTCATGTTCCATGTGGTATGCCAGTGTCATCTTCTTCAAGTTTAACTCGTCCAGTGAATCCAAACACACCTCCCCAAGGCATGGATGAGAAGTTACCTAAAAGTATACCGGTTAGTTCTCTATCTTCTAAG GGTATTTCAAAGGATAAAGCTTCTACTGGTGGTTCGAGAAACCTGGGCAACAG GTCTGCAAACCTTTCTTCTCCGAGTAAATCAAGTCAAATTGTTGGAGCTCAGCTTGGACACAGGAGTCTTGTCCAAGGAGGAAAACAGAAAGAG ggaaaagaaaaagaaattcttgaGCTTGGAAGAGATCCCAAAGCTCTATCATCTACTGGACCAAGAAGAGACCCAAAGCCTCCATCGTCTATGGTGTCCAATAATTTCAAGACTCTGCATGAAAAGCGAGTCCCTAAG ATTGCACCACGGCAGTCTGGGGATGAAAAACGTGGTCGAATTAGTATTGCTACAAAGTCGGCACGCAGACAAATGAGACCTAGCAGGCAGTGA
- the LOC102618044 gene encoding flocculation protein FLO11-like isoform X2, which yields MAVEVDHQAFFESSARSSPELSFDSQQHLEFESVSLSSILDQGSVSFGKYATEALAWEKRSVFPHDRFQEELDKFKNPGLVAQKKAYFEEYYKKLRAIKGLQAQQQEFTQRDACQVTQSSTTDVNSTVSKDENNVSQIPISDNSTITSLNSSPGGTVCDSGQDTEAQWCKNSLSTVKDGMKNITSLFSSTIKAKHSTKRTSSSQNSPSGSMKTASKKSLVSSSVSHKTNQPKKQVPGLQAKGIVASLRNKTDLESSGTAKNAIKESEKPKPTHRKITQKTDNSLLPIKKSGPKAASKTKRQTTKVCPTATVPDSLSAKGNQVSSFSSVRAHLMKQSKISPGLAGKLPPRLPVPAQSAKIVSSSSSIRDHLMKPSTTSVGLAGKLLTRSSVPVQCAKPVSSTSSTRSPVKPSTTSEGLAGKLPTRLPVPTQSAKQVSSSSSIRTPPAKPSKNSQGLAGKLLTRSSVPVQCAKPVSSTSSRRSPAKPSTTSEGSAGKLPTRLPVPTQSVMQVSSSSSLRTPPAKPSKNSQGLAGKLSKRSSIHVPCGMPVSSSSSLTRPVNPNTPPQGMDEKLPKSIPGISKDKASTGGSRNLGNRSANLSSPSKSSQIVGAQLGHRSLVQGGKQKEGKEKEILELGRDPKALSSTGPRRDPKPPSSMVSNNFKTLHEKRVPKIAPRQSGDEKRGRISIATKSARRQMRPSRQ from the exons atggcaGTTGAGGTTGATCATCAAGCCTTCTTCGAGAGTAGCGCCAGGTCTTCACCTGAATTGTCATTTGACAGCCAGCAGCACCTTGagtttgag TCTGTATCCCTCTCCAGTATTCTTGATCAAGGTTCAGTTTCTTTTGGAAAATATGCTACCGAGGCACTTGCATGGGAAAAACGGTCTGTTTTCCCTCATGACAGATTTCAGGAAGAGTTggataaattcaaaaatcccGGATTAGTTGCTCAGAAAAAGGCTTACTTTGAAGAATACTACAAAAAGCTTAGAGCTATTAAGGGATTACAAGCACAGCAGCAAGAATTCACCCAGCGTGATGCTTGCCAAGTTACACAGAGTAGTACCACAGATGTCAATTCAACAGTGTCAAAAGACGAAAACAATGTTAGCCAAATTCCTATTTCAGACAACAGCACAATTACTAGCCTCAACTCATCACCAGGAGGCACTGTGTGTGACTCAGGGCAAGATACTGAAGCACAATGGTGTAAAAATAGCTTGTCTACTGTTAAAGATGGCATGAAGAATATAACGAGTTTATTCTCATCTACTATCAAAGCAAAACATTCTACTAAAAGGACTTCTTCATCTCAAAATTCTCCAAGTGGTAGCATGAAAACTGCCTCTAAGAAAAGTCTGGTCTCCAGTTCAGTCAGCCATAAAACTAACCAGCCAAAGAAACAAGTACCTGGTTTACAGGCGAAG GGAATTGTTGCCTCTCTCAGAAATAAGACAGATCTGGAAAGCAGCGGAACTGCAAAAAATGCTATTAAGGAATCCGAGAAGCCAAAACCAACCCATAGAAAAATCACTCAGAAGACTGATAACAGTCTTCTTCCGATTAAGAAAAGTGGTCCTAAAGCTGCAAGCAAAACTAAAAGACAAACTACAAAAGTTTGCCCCACTGCAACTGTTCCAGACTCTTTGTCAGCAAAGGGTAATCAGGTGTCATCATTTTCAAGTGTAAGAGCTCATCTGATGAAGCAAAGCAAAATTTCCCCAGGTTTGGCTGGAAAGTTACCACCAAGGTTGCCAGTTCCTGCTCAATCTGCTAAGATAGTGTCATCTTCTTCAAGTATAAGAGATCATCTGATGAAGCCTAGCACAACCTCCGTAGGTTTGGCTGGGAAGTTACTGACAAGGTCATCAGTTCCTGTTCAATGTGCTAAGCCAGTGTCATCTACATCAAGTACAAGAAGTCCAGTGAAGCCAAGCACCACCTCTGAAGGCTTGGCTGGGAAGTTACCAACAAGGTTGCCAGTTCCTACTCAATCTGCTAAGCAAGTGTCATCTTCTTCAAGTATAAGAACTCCTCCGGCAAAGCCAAGCAAAAACTCTCAAGGCTTGGCTGGGAAGTTACTGACAAGGTCATCAGTTCCTGTTCAATGTGCTAAGCCAGTGTCATCTACATCAAGTAGAAGAAGTCCAGCGAAGCCAAGCACCACCTCTGAAGGCTCAGCTGGGAAGTTGCCAACAAGGTTGCCAGTTCCTACTCAATCTGTTATGCAAGTGTCATCTTCTTCAAGTTTAAGAACTCCTCCGGCAAAGCCAAGCAAAAACTCTCAAGGCTTGGCTGGGAAGTTATCAAAAAGGTCATCGATTCATGTTCCATGTGGTATGCCAGTGTCATCTTCTTCAAGTTTAACTCGTCCAGTGAATCCAAACACACCTCCCCAAGGCATGGATGAGAAGTTACCTAAAAGTATACCG GGTATTTCAAAGGATAAAGCTTCTACTGGTGGTTCGAGAAACCTGGGCAACAG GTCTGCAAACCTTTCTTCTCCGAGTAAATCAAGTCAAATTGTTGGAGCTCAGCTTGGACACAGGAGTCTTGTCCAAGGAGGAAAACAGAAAGAG ggaaaagaaaaagaaattcttgaGCTTGGAAGAGATCCCAAAGCTCTATCATCTACTGGACCAAGAAGAGACCCAAAGCCTCCATCGTCTATGGTGTCCAATAATTTCAAGACTCTGCATGAAAAGCGAGTCCCTAAG ATTGCACCACGGCAGTCTGGGGATGAAAAACGTGGTCGAATTAGTATTGCTACAAAGTCGGCACGCAGACAAATGAGACCTAGCAGGCAGTGA
- the LOC102617575 gene encoding protein DETOXIFICATION 14-like isoform X2, which produces MGSKLVVSLKEIKKVSSIAAPMVAVTVLQYLLQVVSVIMVGHLDELSLSGASIATSFTSVTGFSLLFGMASALETLCGQAYGAEQFQKLGIYKHCSIISLIIVCFPISLLWIFTDKLLILVGQDPSISRVAKKYAIFLIPNLFSYAVLQSFIRFFQVQSLILPMLYSSVLTLCFHIPLCWALVFKIKLGSNGAALAVGLSYWFNVLLLGFYIKYSSECEKTRASFSIDVFSSIKEFIRFSVPSAVMVCFEWWSYEVLILLSGLLPNPKLEASVFSLCTRVSNELGAGNPKAAKMAVCAIIILAAAEMVTVSIVLLFCRHILGYALSSSENIVHRLADMVPFICLSIIMDSLQAVLSGVARGSGWQKIGAFVNLGAYYLVGIPIAAVLAFVFQLKGKGLLIGLATGSFVQAALLALKIVFTDWGKQASKARERIFEGDSQQRQSQEIDS; this is translated from the exons atgggTAGCAAATTGGTGGTTTCTTTGAAAGAGATAAAGAAAGTGAGCTCCATAGCAGCTCCAATGGTCGCTGTGACAGTGCTGCAGTATCTTTTGCAGGTTGTTTCAGTGATAATGGTGGGACACCTTGATGAGCTCTCCCTGTCTGGAGCCTCCATCGCTACTTCTTTCACTAGTGTTACTGGCTTTAGTCTCCTA TTTGGAATGGCAAGTGCATTGGAGACACTATGTGGACAAGCTTATGGAGCTGAGCAATTTCAGAAACTTGGAATCTACAAACACTGCTCCATCATCTCACTCATTATAGTCTGTTTTCCAATATCTCTTCTATGGATTTTTACCGACAAGCTACTAATCCTTGTTGGCCAAGACCCTTCGATCTCCCGTGTCGCTAAAAAATACGCAATATTTTTAATCCCTAACCTCTTTTCCTATGCTGTTCTTCAATCATTCATCAGATTTTTTCAGGTTCAAAGTTTGATCCTTCCAATGCTTTATAGCTCAGTTTTAACTTTGTGCTTTCATATTCCTCTTTGTTGGGCACtagtgtttaaaataaaactggGAAGTAATGGAGCTGCTTTGGCCGTCGGCTTATCGTATTGGTTCAATGTGTTGTTGCTTGGATTTTACATAAAGTATTCTTCAGAATGTGAAAAAACTAGAGCTAGTTTTTCGATAGATGTGTTCTCGAGCATCAAAGAGTTCATCAGATTTTCTGTTCCTTCTGCTGTAAtggtttg TTTTGAATGGTGGTCATATGAGGTTCTTATTCTGCTTTCTGGACTGCTACCAAATCCCAAACTAGAGGCTTCAGTTTTTTCACTGTG TACTCGAGTTTCCAATGAGCTGGGAGCTGGGAATCCGAAGGCAGCGAAAATGGCTGTCTGTGCCATAATCATTCTTGCAGCAGCAGAGATGGTTACTGTGAGCATAGTTCTATTGTTCTGTCGCCATATTTTGGGATATGCTTTGAGCAGCTCCGAGAACATTGTTCATCGTTTGGCAGATATGGTTCCTTTCATTTGTCTCTCAATTATTATGGACAGTTTACAAGCAGTACTCTCAG GTGTTGCAAGGGGAAGTGGGTGGCAAAAGATAGGAGCCTTTGTGAATCTTGGAGCATATTATCTTGTTGGAATTCCAATAGCAGCAGTTTTGGCTTTCGTTTTTCAGTTAAAAGGGAAAGGTCTTTTGATTGGACTAGCAACAGGATCTTTTGTACAAGCAGCTTTGCTTGCTCTCAAAATAGTCTTCACAGATTGGGGAAAACAG GCATCAAAAGCAAGAGAGAGAATCTTTGAAGGAGATTCCCAGCAGAGGCAGAGCCAGGAAATTGACTCATAA
- the LOC102617575 gene encoding protein DETOXIFICATION 14-like isoform X1 codes for MGSKLVVSLKEIKKVSSIAAPMVAVTVLQYLLQVVSVIMVGHLDELSLSGASIATSFTSVTGFSLLFGMASALETLCGQAYGAEQFQKLGIYKHCSIISLIIVCFPISLLWIFTDKLLILVGQDPSISRVAKKYAIFLIPNLFSYAVLQSFIRFFQVQSLILPMLYSSVLTLCFHIPLCWALVFKIKLGSNGAALAVGLSYWFNVLLLGFYIKYSSECEKTRASFSIDVFSSIKEFIRFSVPSAVMVCFEWWSYEVLILLSGLLPNPKLEASVFSLCFTITYLHYFIPYGFGSTVSTRVSNELGAGNPKAAKMAVCAIIILAAAEMVTVSIVLLFCRHILGYALSSSENIVHRLADMVPFICLSIIMDSLQAVLSGVARGSGWQKIGAFVNLGAYYLVGIPIAAVLAFVFQLKGKGLLIGLATGSFVQAALLALKIVFTDWGKQASKARERIFEGDSQQRQSQEIDS; via the exons atgggTAGCAAATTGGTGGTTTCTTTGAAAGAGATAAAGAAAGTGAGCTCCATAGCAGCTCCAATGGTCGCTGTGACAGTGCTGCAGTATCTTTTGCAGGTTGTTTCAGTGATAATGGTGGGACACCTTGATGAGCTCTCCCTGTCTGGAGCCTCCATCGCTACTTCTTTCACTAGTGTTACTGGCTTTAGTCTCCTA TTTGGAATGGCAAGTGCATTGGAGACACTATGTGGACAAGCTTATGGAGCTGAGCAATTTCAGAAACTTGGAATCTACAAACACTGCTCCATCATCTCACTCATTATAGTCTGTTTTCCAATATCTCTTCTATGGATTTTTACCGACAAGCTACTAATCCTTGTTGGCCAAGACCCTTCGATCTCCCGTGTCGCTAAAAAATACGCAATATTTTTAATCCCTAACCTCTTTTCCTATGCTGTTCTTCAATCATTCATCAGATTTTTTCAGGTTCAAAGTTTGATCCTTCCAATGCTTTATAGCTCAGTTTTAACTTTGTGCTTTCATATTCCTCTTTGTTGGGCACtagtgtttaaaataaaactggGAAGTAATGGAGCTGCTTTGGCCGTCGGCTTATCGTATTGGTTCAATGTGTTGTTGCTTGGATTTTACATAAAGTATTCTTCAGAATGTGAAAAAACTAGAGCTAGTTTTTCGATAGATGTGTTCTCGAGCATCAAAGAGTTCATCAGATTTTCTGTTCCTTCTGCTGTAAtggtttg TTTTGAATGGTGGTCATATGAGGTTCTTATTCTGCTTTCTGGACTGCTACCAAATCCCAAACTAGAGGCTTCAGTTTTTTCACTGTG CTTTACCATTACTTATTTGCACTACTTCATACCGTATGGATTTGGTAGTACTGTAAG TACTCGAGTTTCCAATGAGCTGGGAGCTGGGAATCCGAAGGCAGCGAAAATGGCTGTCTGTGCCATAATCATTCTTGCAGCAGCAGAGATGGTTACTGTGAGCATAGTTCTATTGTTCTGTCGCCATATTTTGGGATATGCTTTGAGCAGCTCCGAGAACATTGTTCATCGTTTGGCAGATATGGTTCCTTTCATTTGTCTCTCAATTATTATGGACAGTTTACAAGCAGTACTCTCAG GTGTTGCAAGGGGAAGTGGGTGGCAAAAGATAGGAGCCTTTGTGAATCTTGGAGCATATTATCTTGTTGGAATTCCAATAGCAGCAGTTTTGGCTTTCGTTTTTCAGTTAAAAGGGAAAGGTCTTTTGATTGGACTAGCAACAGGATCTTTTGTACAAGCAGCTTTGCTTGCTCTCAAAATAGTCTTCACAGATTGGGGAAAACAG GCATCAAAAGCAAGAGAGAGAATCTTTGAAGGAGATTCCCAGCAGAGGCAGAGCCAGGAAATTGACTCATAA